A part of Paenibacillus sp. 481 genomic DNA contains:
- a CDS encoding efflux RND transporter permease subunit, giving the protein MNALIRFSMKNVAALVIMMAILFGGGLIVASSLKIDLMPNIAFPVVIVETKYNASAQDIIEKVTKPLEKKISGVDKIRSIESQTGEGVSLIFVTLQDGEDAVRKKTDLEALLQEVTLPEDIKPKLSTFGFSSMPSYYLALHADKGISQEQLEDHFQKTIKPAFDSLPGIDKMDVIGKRETRIEINLQGEALRNYGLNPQDVSSEIQKVLLNGPAGMVNLDGNKLIARVEGNITNIYDLDRIELLAKTGQSVRLDEIGKVETISTSDFVGRIDEKPAIGIVLYKTASTNMVQFTDSTDALIEKWKTTLPGVHFQKVFNSSVEIKSSISGLIREGLIGALLASLMILLFLKNMRMTIIVLVSIPLSIVIALLIMKWLDISLNIMTLGGLFIAVGRVVDDSIVVIENIYTRLERAQQRNESVILLATKEVANAITSSTLTTVGVFMPIGMVSGQTGQLFRPFALTMSSALMASLLVALTVIPMLAKVMVLGQKKIHVHDESKPTPLKTFYRRCLEWSLNHRIKTMLLSLLVFIGTMVPLTPQLAFTFMPQNEPSRAFYFTIKLPPGGSLKSMDLATKELEAVLRAGKDSEGKSLFTFIETLVGYNGSKYAQINNAHMYTEVTKAANVDQVKKEYKERLLKMLPTGSEVETQSYSLTEGSGGSDFQYNIRGTETDQIIQAVNMIKTEMKKMPELFEVKDSMSTLKSEIVVAVDQQKASQYGFTAGFVQESLATWLYEAPLGDQRFAQGTWPTVVKMSEADVSSLDAVRQIKLKSPANETVLVGDIAEVKRVESQSMISRKKQEQTVTISAKIIGQDKGRLSGEISAKLGQIKMPYGVTVDVGGVSEQIDESFGQLFLAMAGAIFIVYLIMVLAFGNASAPFAILFSLPFAAIGGVIALFITNESINITSLIGFMMLIGIVVTNAIVYIDKAQQLREEGMDVRGALIEAGLVRMRPIIMTAGATIMALLPLGLGFGTGTLISKGLAVVVIGGLTVSTVLTLIVVPVVYDLLESFKNRMKRIGRGKETNVTT; this is encoded by the coding sequence ATGAACGCGCTCATACGGTTCTCAATGAAAAATGTGGCCGCGCTTGTTATCATGATGGCGATTTTGTTCGGTGGCGGTCTTATCGTTGCTTCAAGCTTAAAGATTGATTTGATGCCGAACATTGCGTTTCCTGTCGTTATTGTGGAAACAAAGTATAATGCGTCTGCGCAAGATATAATCGAAAAAGTGACCAAACCACTTGAGAAAAAAATCTCGGGCGTTGACAAGATCAGGTCAATTGAATCTCAAACAGGCGAAGGTGTCTCTCTTATTTTCGTGACGTTACAAGATGGAGAAGATGCTGTCCGCAAGAAGACGGATTTGGAGGCCTTACTACAGGAGGTTACACTCCCAGAAGACATAAAGCCTAAGCTCTCCACATTTGGCTTTTCTTCAATGCCATCCTATTACTTAGCTCTACATGCGGATAAAGGTATTTCCCAAGAACAACTGGAAGATCATTTTCAAAAGACGATTAAACCGGCATTCGATAGCCTCCCAGGTATTGACAAGATGGATGTTATCGGAAAGCGAGAAACAAGAATTGAAATTAATTTGCAAGGTGAAGCCTTAAGAAATTATGGATTGAATCCACAAGACGTTTCTAGTGAAATTCAAAAAGTGCTTTTAAATGGACCAGCAGGAATGGTTAATCTCGATGGCAACAAATTAATTGCCCGGGTGGAAGGCAACATCACAAATATTTATGATCTTGACCGTATCGAGCTGTTAGCTAAGACTGGACAATCGGTTCGTCTTGATGAGATTGGCAAGGTTGAAACGATAAGCACATCCGACTTTGTTGGCCGAATCGATGAAAAGCCAGCGATCGGTATTGTATTGTACAAAACGGCGAGTACAAATATGGTGCAATTTACGGACAGCACTGATGCTCTTATCGAAAAATGGAAAACGACGCTTCCTGGCGTACATTTTCAGAAAGTGTTCAATTCCTCCGTTGAGATCAAGTCATCCATTAGTGGACTGATACGTGAAGGGTTAATCGGGGCGTTGCTTGCATCCCTCATGATTCTCCTGTTTCTGAAAAATATGCGGATGACGATCATCGTACTCGTATCGATTCCGTTATCCATCGTTATTGCCCTACTGATCATGAAATGGTTGGACATTTCACTCAACATTATGACATTGGGTGGTCTGTTTATTGCAGTGGGAAGGGTGGTTGACGACAGTATCGTCGTTATCGAGAATATATATACCCGGCTCGAGCGAGCACAGCAAAGAAATGAATCTGTTATCTTGCTTGCTACGAAAGAGGTCGCCAACGCAATAACGTCATCCACGTTGACGACTGTAGGTGTATTTATGCCTATCGGTATGGTTAGTGGTCAGACCGGTCAGCTATTTAGGCCATTTGCACTTACCATGAGCAGCGCATTGATGGCTTCCTTACTCGTTGCGCTTACGGTAATTCCGATGCTTGCAAAAGTGATGGTATTAGGACAAAAGAAAATTCACGTACATGACGAGAGCAAGCCGACTCCGCTGAAGACGTTTTATCGTCGTTGCTTAGAGTGGTCGTTGAATCACCGCATCAAAACAATGCTCCTCTCGTTGCTCGTCTTTATTGGGACGATGGTTCCATTAACACCACAGTTGGCATTTACGTTTATGCCGCAAAATGAACCATCGCGGGCTTTCTATTTTACAATCAAGTTGCCCCCAGGTGGATCGCTAAAATCAATGGATTTAGCGACTAAAGAGCTCGAAGCTGTACTTCGTGCAGGTAAAGACAGTGAGGGTAAGTCTCTCTTTACCTTTATAGAAACACTTGTCGGGTACAATGGCTCTAAGTATGCACAAATAAATAATGCGCATATGTATACCGAGGTAACTAAGGCTGCTAATGTAGACCAAGTGAAGAAAGAGTATAAAGAAAGACTTCTAAAGATGCTGCCTACAGGTTCGGAAGTTGAAACACAATCCTACTCGCTGACTGAGGGTTCAGGAGGAAGTGACTTCCAATACAACATTAGAGGTACAGAGACAGATCAAATTATACAAGCTGTGAACATGATTAAGACAGAAATGAAAAAAATGCCAGAATTGTTCGAAGTTAAAGATTCGATGAGTACGCTAAAATCAGAGATCGTCGTTGCAGTCGATCAACAGAAAGCAAGCCAATACGGATTTACAGCAGGCTTTGTACAAGAATCGTTAGCAACTTGGTTGTATGAAGCTCCGTTGGGTGATCAACGTTTCGCTCAAGGCACGTGGCCAACAGTTGTGAAAATGAGTGAAGCGGATGTCAGCAGCTTGGACGCTGTTAGACAAATCAAGTTGAAATCGCCTGCAAACGAAACCGTACTCGTTGGCGATATCGCTGAAGTGAAGCGCGTAGAGTCACAGTCAATGATCTCCCGCAAGAAGCAGGAGCAGACAGTAACCATTTCGGCTAAAATTATTGGCCAAGATAAAGGGCGTTTAAGTGGTGAAATTTCTGCGAAGCTAGGACAAATCAAAATGCCTTACGGAGTTACGGTGGATGTCGGTGGTGTATCAGAACAAATCGATGAAAGCTTTGGGCAATTATTCTTAGCTATGGCTGGAGCCATATTTATCGTGTATCTCATTATGGTGCTAGCTTTCGGAAATGCGAGTGCTCCGTTTGCTATCCTATTCTCACTACCGTTTGCAGCAATTGGTGGTGTTATAGCCCTATTTATAACAAATGAATCCATCAATATTACTTCCCTGATTGGATTTATGATGCTTATCGGAATCGTAGTTACGAATGCAATCGTTTATATTGACAAAGCGCAACAGCTGCGGGAAGAAGGAATGGATGTTCGCGGTGCCCTTATCGAGGCAGGTTTAGTCCGGATGCGTCCAATCATCATGACAGCTGGGGCAACGATTATGGCGTTGCTACCACTCGGGCTTGGTTTCGGTACCGGTACGTTGATTTCGAAAGGTTTGGCTGTTGTTGTAATTGGTGGCTTGACCGTATCGACGGTGTTGACGTTAATTGTTGTGCCAGTCGTGTATGATTTACTCGAAAGCTTCAAGAACAGAATGAAGCGAATCGGGCGTGGTAAAGAAACGAATGTGACAACATAG
- a CDS encoding helix-turn-helix transcriptional regulator: protein MNTLSSHSGGTREEILLMLKKQKKLTVTEMALQLGITEMGVRRHLQTLERDQLLDFTDVRQAMGRPVRVYVLSAKGEEQFPRNYSNMTVEFLDDIQDMYGEDAVDNLFNKREQRLYNSYSNKMEQKSLKERVQELANIQNKNGYMVEWTEREDGAFEFVEYNCPISAVANKYQTACSCELSLFKKVLSTERVEQVGCMAKGKECCKYIIQD, encoded by the coding sequence GTGAATACGTTGAGCAGTCATAGCGGTGGAACACGAGAAGAAATCCTGCTTATGCTAAAAAAACAAAAAAAACTGACCGTAACCGAGATGGCTTTACAGCTAGGAATTACAGAAATGGGTGTACGTCGTCATCTGCAAACATTGGAGCGCGATCAGCTGCTAGATTTTACGGATGTTCGGCAGGCGATGGGTAGACCTGTGCGTGTATATGTATTATCGGCAAAAGGGGAAGAGCAGTTCCCACGAAATTACTCCAATATGACGGTCGAGTTTTTGGACGACATTCAAGATATGTATGGTGAAGATGCTGTGGACAACTTGTTCAATAAACGGGAACAGCGCTTGTATAACAGCTACTCTAATAAGATGGAACAGAAGAGCCTCAAGGAACGTGTGCAGGAACTGGCCAATATCCAAAATAAGAACGGCTATATGGTAGAGTGGACGGAGCGCGAGGATGGTGCCTTTGAATTTGTGGAATACAATTGCCCGATTTCAGCGGTAGCTAATAAGTATCAGACAGCATGCTCATGCGAACTGTCCCTGTTCAAGAAAGTGCTAAGCACGGAACGGGTTGAGCAGGTGGGGTGCATGGCAAAAGGGAAAGAATGCTGTAAATATATTATACAGGACTGA
- a CDS encoding arylamine N-acetyltransferase family protein gives MTSFQQQLLHKLQLPANETWTFEHIAGLMQRMADVIPFENLSIVHNDFQPINRENVIHKIATRHRGGLCYELNTLMYYFLLDCGFDVSLACGTVYNKETSQWPSLRNTHIMTVLKEKGALWLVDVGLGSFLPLQPVPFTGATVYSKTGAYRIRECAAQPDSGEAAPPGTHLLEMKRVNDVDWVPAYAFRINAVGIEEANRVQHDVVHSEYSIFNKGPIVMKLTHKGHTTLTKDSLTVTIDHTATKTDISSDEQFNKQLQHWFGIQL, from the coding sequence ATGACCTCATTTCAGCAACAACTTCTTCACAAACTTCAATTGCCTGCGAATGAAACATGGACTTTTGAGCATATCGCGGGCCTTATGCAGCGAATGGCAGACGTTATTCCTTTTGAAAATTTAAGTATTGTGCATAATGATTTTCAACCGATTAATCGTGAAAATGTAATCCACAAAATAGCTACTCGACATCGGGGCGGGTTGTGCTACGAGCTAAATACGTTGATGTATTACTTTTTATTAGACTGTGGATTTGACGTATCGCTTGCGTGTGGTACCGTCTATAACAAAGAGACCTCGCAATGGCCATCTCTGCGGAATACACATATAATGACCGTTCTAAAAGAAAAAGGGGCGCTGTGGCTCGTTGACGTAGGTCTGGGGTCATTTCTACCTTTGCAGCCTGTGCCATTTACAGGGGCAACGGTGTACTCGAAGACAGGAGCGTATCGCATTCGTGAATGCGCAGCACAGCCGGACTCAGGGGAAGCCGCTCCTCCTGGGACGCATCTGTTGGAAATGAAACGAGTTAATGACGTGGATTGGGTACCTGCCTATGCTTTTCGGATAAATGCCGTCGGTATCGAGGAAGCGAATCGGGTGCAGCACGATGTTGTGCATAGTGAGTACTCTATCTTTAATAAGGGTCCCATCGTTATGAAGCTGACACATAAAGGCCATACGACATTGACGAAAGATAGTCTAACCGTAACGATAGATCATACAGCTACGAAAACAGACATTTCAAGCGATGAACAATTTAATAAGCAACTTCAGCACTGGTTCGGTATTCAGTTATAG
- a CDS encoding HAMP domain-containing sensor histidine kinase, with translation MLAAIVGMIVAFALSNFIFQRGMNEMVQREMTKLATDYIRFLENMSREKFEVLTKGNSKFGWYDIHIYNEAGERISQRDNQTDNQKNVRFHAEPAQVRLVLAGQQFRSEHNYAGYPVIGMPFKFGGKKHAFFIEMLLIEDPIQTRFIITILLVSLAAGSLCILIAARFIVLPLNKMTEATKRMARGDFETELQTKRQDEIGILANSFNEMARELRQLEQMRQDFVSNVSHEIQSPLTSIYGFAKALKSGVIPESEQGRYLQIIMTESERMSRLSDNLLQLASLESDHHPFDPRPVNLDTQLRKILVALEPQWTSKQINVDLELEPVTINADEDQMNLVWTNIISNSIKFTPEAGVLRIKVSKSLKHAVIVSISDTGIGIPPEDLKRVFDRFYKADRSRRRHISGSGLGLAIVKKIVSLHKGIIYVESELGKGTTVTVRLPLPPWKSNVIIGKIAARKNKTAPMDVNK, from the coding sequence ATGCTAGCCGCCATTGTCGGGATGATTGTTGCTTTCGCGCTATCCAATTTTATTTTTCAGCGCGGCATGAATGAAATGGTCCAACGTGAGATGACGAAATTAGCAACCGACTATATTCGCTTCTTAGAGAACATGTCACGAGAAAAGTTTGAGGTGCTAACGAAAGGGAATTCTAAATTTGGATGGTATGACATTCACATTTACAATGAAGCAGGAGAGCGAATTTCACAGAGAGATAACCAAACCGATAATCAAAAAAATGTAAGGTTTCACGCGGAACCCGCTCAAGTGCGTCTTGTATTGGCAGGACAACAATTTCGTAGTGAACACAATTATGCGGGCTATCCGGTTATTGGAATGCCATTTAAATTTGGGGGTAAAAAGCACGCTTTTTTCATCGAAATGTTGCTTATCGAAGACCCTATTCAGACCCGGTTTATTATTACCATATTGTTAGTGTCTTTAGCTGCGGGTAGCTTATGTATTCTCATTGCCGCCCGATTTATCGTGCTGCCTCTTAACAAAATGACCGAAGCGACGAAGCGCATGGCTCGCGGTGATTTTGAAACCGAACTGCAAACCAAACGCCAAGACGAAATCGGTATTTTGGCTAATAGCTTTAATGAGATGGCACGGGAGCTTAGGCAATTAGAACAGATGAGGCAAGATTTCGTATCGAACGTATCGCATGAGATTCAATCTCCATTGACGTCCATATACGGCTTTGCAAAGGCTTTAAAGAGCGGCGTTATTCCCGAGTCGGAGCAGGGGCGCTATCTGCAAATCATTATGACGGAAAGTGAACGCATGTCTCGGTTGAGTGACAATTTACTTCAACTTGCTTCCTTAGAATCGGATCACCATCCGTTTGATCCAAGACCAGTCAATCTGGACACACAACTGCGCAAAATACTTGTGGCCTTAGAACCCCAATGGACGAGCAAGCAAATCAATGTCGATTTAGAATTAGAACCTGTGACGATTAACGCCGATGAAGATCAGATGAATCTCGTATGGACGAACATTATTAGCAACAGTATAAAGTTTACGCCAGAAGCTGGAGTGCTGCGCATCAAAGTAAGCAAGTCACTGAAGCATGCTGTGATCGTCAGCATATCTGATACGGGTATCGGTATTCCTCCGGAGGATTTAAAGCGAGTATTTGACCGTTTTTATAAGGCGGATCGATCACGTCGTCGTCACATTAGCGGTAGCGGATTAGGGTTAGCTATTGTAAAAAAAATTGTTTCCCTACATAAAGGCATTATTTATGTTGAAAGTGAACTTGGCAAAGGCACGACGGTGACCGTACGCTTGCCGCTACCGCCCTGGAAGAGCAATGTCATTATCGGGAAGATTGCGGCTAGAAAAAATAAGACGGCACCCATGGATGTGAACAAATAA
- a CDS encoding response regulator transcription factor, whose translation MRNILVADDDDNIRELIGLFLRAEGFHVTEACDGQEALELMETLKADLVILDIMMPVMDGWELCRELRQQFPDLPLLMVTAKAEPSQKIKGFQLGTDDYIIKPFDPMELVMRVKALLRRYRIYYSQVLQIGEYQLDRNGYKIIKDDEVMTLPLKEFELLFKLASCQGQILTREQLIQDIWGADYAGDDRTVDVHIKRLRERFSINQDQFRIVTARSLGYRLEVYV comes from the coding sequence TTGAGAAACATATTAGTAGCTGATGACGATGATAATATCCGAGAGTTAATAGGATTGTTTTTACGAGCAGAAGGGTTTCATGTAACGGAGGCATGTGACGGACAAGAAGCTTTAGAGTTAATGGAAACGTTGAAGGCCGACCTCGTCATATTAGATATTATGATGCCTGTAATGGACGGATGGGAACTATGCCGCGAATTGAGACAGCAGTTTCCAGATCTACCGCTACTAATGGTAACAGCCAAAGCGGAGCCTAGTCAGAAGATTAAAGGCTTTCAGCTTGGGACGGACGATTATATTATAAAGCCTTTTGATCCGATGGAGCTTGTTATGCGGGTGAAGGCGTTGTTACGACGATATCGTATTTATTACTCACAGGTACTACAAATAGGCGAGTACCAGTTGGACCGCAACGGCTATAAAATTATTAAAGACGACGAAGTCATGACTTTGCCGTTGAAGGAGTTTGAACTGCTGTTCAAGCTTGCCAGCTGTCAGGGGCAAATCCTAACACGGGAGCAGCTTATTCAAGATATTTGGGGTGCAGACTATGCGGGCGATGACCGCACGGTAGACGTACACATCAAGCGGTTACGAGAGCGCTTTTCGATTAATCAAGACCAGTTTCGCATCGTAACGGCGCGTAGTCTTGGTTATCGACTTGAGGTGTACGTATGA
- a CDS encoding class I SAM-dependent methyltransferase: protein MELTDPLHNQVTSFIDLQMQTNSETNLFTYHPRAIRLSPQMLHFTFEHRSQLQQLFAARNPTRQKLAAYMSTCMERKLTEVNQFAILTKPEQQRLLHIYVSYLDVIVDLLRADSMQRLYDSFTTAIQHHFSHLRSFLDQMQHSSLFEKIRGLSQLNKIPCFEYRPELQLHLLGIDVNQLQEPVLDIGCGYNGRLVRYLRRHGCEAFGIDKFAGHARWLQRADWLDFRFHPKRWGTLISHMAFSNHFTHHHLRKDGDPYQYAGKVMEILHALKPYGSFYYAPGLPFFEPLIPTDTYVINKRPLSIPMDQMHARSFSESTAYSTHIRSINNCNYK from the coding sequence ATGGAACTTACCGATCCGTTACACAATCAGGTTACTTCTTTCATTGATTTGCAGATGCAAACCAATAGCGAGACCAATTTGTTTACTTACCACCCTAGAGCGATCCGTCTCTCACCTCAAATGTTGCACTTCACGTTCGAGCATCGGTCGCAGCTACAGCAATTATTCGCTGCTCGTAACCCTACGAGGCAGAAGCTTGCGGCATACATGTCTACTTGTATGGAACGTAAACTGACCGAAGTGAACCAGTTTGCTATTTTGACCAAACCAGAACAACAGCGGCTTCTCCATATCTACGTTTCGTATCTAGACGTTATCGTCGACCTTTTGCGCGCAGACAGCATGCAGCGCTTGTACGATTCATTCACAACGGCTATTCAGCACCATTTCTCACATTTACGGTCATTTCTTGATCAGATGCAGCATTCGTCTCTCTTTGAAAAAATACGAGGCTTATCTCAACTAAACAAAATTCCATGCTTTGAATACCGTCCAGAACTACAACTTCACTTACTTGGAATAGACGTTAATCAACTCCAAGAACCTGTATTGGATATTGGCTGCGGCTACAACGGCAGGCTTGTACGGTACTTGCGGCGCCATGGTTGCGAGGCTTTTGGAATTGATAAATTTGCTGGCCATGCACGATGGTTGCAGCGAGCCGACTGGCTTGATTTTCGGTTTCATCCTAAGCGGTGGGGCACCCTTATTTCGCATATGGCGTTTTCGAACCATTTTACACATCATCATTTGCGTAAAGACGGTGATCCTTATCAGTATGCGGGTAAGGTGATGGAAATATTGCACGCACTGAAACCGTACGGCTCCTTCTACTACGCGCCAGGCTTACCTTTTTTCGAACCGCTCATCCCTACAGATACATATGTCATAAACAAAAGACCCCTTTCGATTCCGATGGATCAGATGCATGCACGATCATTCTCGGAATCGACAGCCTATTCGACTCACATTAGAAGCATTAACAATTGCAACTACAAATGA
- a CDS encoding N-acyl homoserine lactonase family protein has translation MTAAKIHVWHTGSVYMDEAMAFHEKTWHPAPFTGWLRPKSKKHHFPVSVYFIEHPKGNVLVDTGWSEDIRTKQQQHLGRLTMSMYHGVLPEGTSVREQLHAHGYTARDIDIVMLSHLHADHVSGIQHVANAKNIVTSDIEWNEAQKAVGYIRSMWDGVRINTFSLKAIPFGPYKLGLDVFDDGTLYFVYTPGHTKGLCSVLVQTNQGWVLLAADVGYAEQSWQERILPGTMANKEEAALSLNWVRDFAQRDDCFAVLANHDRNVQPHVMT, from the coding sequence ATGACTGCTGCAAAAATTCATGTATGGCATACAGGTAGTGTCTATATGGACGAAGCGATGGCTTTTCATGAAAAAACGTGGCATCCTGCTCCATTTACCGGATGGCTGCGACCAAAATCAAAGAAACACCATTTCCCTGTTTCTGTCTATTTTATCGAACATCCGAAGGGCAATGTGCTCGTCGATACAGGCTGGAGCGAGGACATTAGAACGAAGCAACAACAGCATCTAGGTAGATTAACCATGAGTATGTATCACGGAGTGCTTCCCGAAGGAACATCCGTGCGTGAGCAGTTGCATGCTCACGGCTATACCGCACGTGACATTGATATCGTGATGCTATCTCACTTGCACGCGGACCATGTCAGCGGTATTCAGCATGTTGCTAACGCGAAGAACATAGTAACGAGCGATATTGAATGGAACGAGGCCCAGAAAGCTGTAGGTTACATTCGCAGCATGTGGGACGGTGTTCGGATCAATACGTTCTCGTTAAAGGCGATTCCTTTCGGGCCTTACAAGTTAGGTCTCGACGTGTTTGACGACGGAACTTTATACTTCGTTTATACACCGGGCCACACTAAAGGACTGTGCTCGGTGCTCGTACAGACGAACCAAGGGTGGGTACTGCTTGCGGCAGATGTCGGCTACGCGGAACAATCGTGGCAGGAGCGCATCTTGCCAGGCACGATGGCCAATAAGGAGGAAGCTGCACTCTCGTTGAACTGGGTTCGTGATTTTGCCCAACGGGATGACTGTTTCGCCGTGCTTGCCAACCACGATCGAAATGTTCAGCCTCACGTTATGACTTAA
- a CDS encoding MFS transporter, with amino-acid sequence MQLFKNKVFVLVSASDLLQNIAIWIRNMALLYFIMEKTSGSTEAIALITVLEYAPIFIFSIIGGALADRWNPKRTMITGDVLSALSILIIIAVLQSGYWEVLYIATFVSAVVSQFSQPASSKLFKLYVPEKDISLAIGISQSLHSLFIMIGPLVGTFIYYNLGMTASLYCLVGLFALSFLCLSFLPAIKIEQSERISLLHDIKEGWAYVYQSSALIKMSILFCLFGLGAGLMQPLEIFLITERLGLDQKMMQYIAALTGLGMLIGGGIATVSLPKLNMKQVLIWGLLMYSVSNIISALSTELWLTAATAFADAVCMAFVNIVIGTQMINLVSAQMIGRVTGTITPLFMGSVLLGSSLSAFLKISTSLVTVYVIAACVVALATIPAYLLKLTNTVEADPQPSLGS; translated from the coding sequence TTGCAACTATTTAAAAATAAAGTATTTGTGTTAGTGTCAGCGTCCGATTTGCTGCAAAATATTGCGATCTGGATTCGGAATATGGCTCTTCTCTATTTTATTATGGAGAAAACGTCTGGTAGCACTGAAGCTATTGCGCTTATTACGGTGCTGGAGTATGCGCCTATTTTTATATTTTCCATTATTGGTGGAGCATTAGCTGACAGATGGAATCCGAAGCGAACGATGATTACGGGAGATGTGCTAAGTGCCCTTTCTATTTTGATCATTATAGCTGTGCTGCAGTCAGGGTATTGGGAAGTGCTTTATATTGCTACATTTGTTTCTGCTGTAGTCAGTCAATTTTCCCAGCCTGCGTCGTCCAAGCTGTTTAAATTGTACGTTCCAGAGAAAGACATATCGCTCGCGATCGGGATATCACAAAGTCTTCATTCCTTGTTTATTATGATCGGACCATTAGTAGGTACATTTATCTATTACAATCTAGGCATGACAGCCTCACTTTATTGTCTTGTTGGTTTATTTGCGTTGTCCTTTCTGTGCTTGTCTTTCCTTCCGGCTATCAAGATTGAGCAGAGTGAACGGATTTCCTTACTTCACGATATTAAGGAAGGCTGGGCATACGTATATCAATCCTCAGCGTTAATCAAGATGTCCATTTTATTTTGTCTTTTTGGGCTTGGCGCCGGACTGATGCAGCCACTTGAAATTTTTCTCATTACGGAACGTCTTGGTTTAGATCAAAAAATGATGCAGTACATAGCCGCTCTTACTGGATTAGGCATGCTGATAGGTGGAGGCATTGCAACCGTTTCTTTGCCGAAATTAAACATGAAACAAGTTCTGATCTGGGGGCTACTCATGTACAGCGTCTCCAATATCATTTCTGCCCTTTCTACAGAACTATGGCTAACAGCTGCGACGGCCTTTGCAGATGCCGTCTGTATGGCTTTTGTTAATATCGTCATCGGAACACAGATGATTAATTTGGTGTCTGCCCAAATGATTGGTCGGGTGACTGGGACGATTACCCCTTTATTTATGGGTTCCGTGCTTCTTGGCTCTTCTTTATCAGCGTTCCTAAAAATATCGACCTCGTTAGTCACGGTATACGTCATTGCCGCATGTGTGGTGGCATTGGCTACCATTCCAGCGTACTTGCTGAAGCTAACCAACACGGTTGAGGCTGACCCGCAACCATCATTGGGGAGCTAA
- a CDS encoding TetR/AcrR family transcriptional regulator codes for MARHRKRQDIKRDIVLKAKELFSQKGYNATSMEDICTITQRSKGSIYYHFKSKEELFLFLCQINIEEWVKKWREMEHKYTNTMERLYAVAEHFIDNFETTLMYATQEFVTSQIVSLTTVEKMVEISRIPNKVYEEIVQKGIDEGELKQDNVQDLMYIVYAMLSGLGTLYYDYEMDMKELKRMYKKGIDVLWHGISVNHTTA; via the coding sequence TTGGCACGTCATCGAAAACGACAAGATATCAAACGAGATATTGTGTTGAAAGCAAAGGAGCTCTTTTCGCAAAAAGGATATAATGCAACCTCTATGGAGGACATTTGCACGATTACACAGCGTAGTAAGGGTAGTATTTACTACCATTTTAAGAGTAAGGAAGAGCTATTTCTATTTTTATGTCAAATAAATATAGAGGAGTGGGTAAAGAAATGGAGGGAGATGGAGCACAAGTACACAAACACAATGGAGCGGCTTTACGCTGTTGCTGAACATTTTATAGATAACTTTGAAACGACACTTATGTATGCAACGCAAGAATTTGTTACTAGCCAAATTGTGAGTCTAACAACGGTAGAGAAAATGGTGGAAATTTCACGTATTCCGAATAAGGTGTACGAGGAAATTGTACAGAAAGGCATTGATGAGGGCGAACTCAAGCAGGACAATGTACAAGATTTGATGTACATCGTTTATGCGATGCTAAGTGGGCTGGGTACGCTATATTACGATTATGAGATGGACATGAAAGAACTGAAGCGGATGTACAAAAAAGGGATCGACGTTCTTTGGCATGGGATTAGTGTAAATCACACGACTGCCTGA